Below is a genomic region from Methanococcus maripaludis.
CAGATTTAATTCCGCCACCAATATATATGGGATTACCTGTTTTTTCTAATATATCTGTTATTAATTCTACGTTAATTCCATTCTGAGTTCCAACTGATGAAATATCTAATATTATTAAAGGCATTTTTTTATCAATTTCTTTTAAAAGTTCATCTAAATCATAATTTAAAAGTTTTCCATCCTTAAAATCAAGACTTAAAATAATATGTTCCTCTTTTAAAATGGAAACATCATTTAGAGTTTCGGTACCAAGAATCGTCATTTCAGAATATTTTTTAACGTTTTCTAAATCGTTTCTGTCTTTGACTCCAAAATCAGTTATTTTAAAAATATCGAGACTTTTTACAATTTCAAAATTGTTTCCAGTACCCATTATCGAGTTTAAATCTGCGATATATACTTTTTTTGCCCCATTTTTCTTGTATTTTGTAATTATATCTTTAGGGTCTGAAGAATCGCATAAAACAGATTTTATTGGAACGTACTCTTTTCTATTCCCGCTTTTTCCAGAAACTGCTAAGCCATCCATTAAATCAATAACTGGTATAATCTCCATAAAAACACCTTTAAAACGAATAATAACTAAATCTAAAAATGAATTTCAAACTTGTAAATTATATAATTTTTCCTAATTTATAAATTAAAATAGATTCTTTCAAAAACCGAAATAATTTTGAAATAAATAATTTAAAAAGAGATTTTTGTTGAAGGGTCCAAAATGGTTTCCGTTCAACGAGTTATTTTCTTCAGTCGTAGGATACCGAAATTTAATTATTTCATTTCGTCGACCTTTTTGATCAACATTTTCATTATTTCTGCATCTGAAAGCATTCCTTCAGGAGCTTCGATAACTTTTCTTAGTTCGATTGGAACTCCGTCCATTCTGTAAGCAGTTCCTGTAACTTCAAGTCCAGTTATTGCTGGAGGAATTACAATGTTGGAAATTACAGATGATGGAGTTTCGTGAGGATCGATACATACAAGCGGGATTTTTGCCATGTGCTGTACTGCTTTTTGAGGGAAGTGAGCACCAGCATCTGATGCAACGTTGATCATCATGTCGGTGTCTCCTCTCTGCAATACATCGTTTGAAGCAGTTTCTCCGGGGTTGTATCTTGGGTATCCTCTTGAGAAGTCTACACCGTATGGGTATCCAGTAACCCAGGTTGAAACCTGGTTGAATCCGTTAACGTTGTAGTGTCCCCTCATTGGAGTCAATACAAACTTAGTATATGCATTCATATCAATTACAAACTGAATAGCATTGTCAATAATTCTGTGTTTTCCCCTGCTCATTGTTACGCCCATCGCGAAGAAGAGTGAACCAAACTGGGCATTTTTACAGATGTCGACTGCTTCGTAGATGGTTTCCGTTGGAACACCAGCAACTTGTTCAGCTTCAATATTAAATCCTTTTGCTGCAGCTCTCAGAGCACTTACAAGCTCATAATCCTTATGAGGCTCCACTTGGAGGTGAATGTCAGCGAGTTTTGCAGTATCCGTTTTTCTCGGATCGACCACAATCATCTGTCTGTCTTGTCTTCCTCTTTGTCGGAAAAATCCTCTCGGGAATACTGAGTACCTGCTCATGTGTCTTGGATGAGCATGCATCGGGTTTGAACCCCAGAACAAGACAACGTCTGCTCTGTTTTTAGTTTCTCCTAATGTTGAAACAGGGTATCCTACATCCTGTACAGCTAAAAGTGAAGGCCCGTGTCAAACACTCGCGGTGTTATCCACAATAGCTTTCGTTTTTTCAGCCAATAATACACCTAATTGTTGTGCATGGCATTCTGCAGAACTCCACCCGTAAATGAGTGGTAACTTTGCTTCGACGAGTAACCTTGCGGTTTCTTCTGTCGCAGTCTCGTAGTCAACCTTTTTAAAGTCATCTTTTTTATTTTCCCTCATGAGGGGGTTTTCATGTCTTACAGCGCCCTCGAAGTGCATAAATTTTGCATTTCCGATTCTACATGCATTTCTAGTCCCAACTACATGGTTATTTTCTACAAGAACTTCGATATCATCACAAAGAGTTCCACAGAATGGACATACGACATTCTTAAACACTTCCACTTTTATCACCCAAAAAAAATGGGAATGGTTATTTCAATATCAATGCTTCTTTTTTGACCTTGTTACATGCTTCAATACATTTCAAGCACATTACACAGTATCCTTTGAGAGGCATTTTGTCGTCACCGGTAAGTTCCAGTGTTTTCTGTGGACATACGTCTACACATTCGCCGCATTCATTACATAATGCAGGGCTGAATTCAACTCTTGTGTATTCCTTACCTTCATGAACCACTTTGCCCATTTTTAAAGCGCCGGTTGGACACTTCATTGCACAAGCACCGCATCGAATACACATTGCGAATTCGTTTGCTTTTTCGGTTTTTTTCTTTGAAGGTAATTCTAATCCTTTCGGATTAACTACTTTTATTGCACCTGTTGGACACTTCAGTGCACAAGGTCCACAGTATGCACATTTATCTTCTAACCAGACAAGACCTTCGTCAGTAACTGGTTTTGCGCTTGCATATTCAACTTCCAAGCTAATAGCTTCAACTGGACAGCTTTCTACACATAGTCCACATGCAGGACATGCAACTGGTAATTTAACACCTAAAGCTTCACCATTGTATTCAATCATTGAACCAGGACATGCTTCAACACACTTTTCACAACCAATACATTCTTCCTCATTAACTGTGAAAGATTTGATTGTTTTCTGTCTTTTTTGAGGCATTTTTCCTGCTACAAAGATTGCGTTCCATGGACAGGTTTGTGAACATACCGTACAGTATATACACTTGTCTGTATCGATTACTGCGATATCTTTGATAGATATTGCATCAACCGGGCACTCTGGAACACATACACCACAAGCAACACAGTCTTTTGTAACTGCAATTGGTTCTTGTGGAATAATTATTTCTTTTTTAGGCTTTTCAGCTTTTCCAGGAAGTGAAATTATTTCAGCAGGGCAGATATCAACACATTTCTCACAAAGAACACAGTGTCCTTTGGAGTACGGGAATCTGTCATCTACTTTTTTGATTCCTTGAGGGCATGCTTTTGCACATGCTCCATCTAAATCACATTTACTTCCGTTGAAAACTAATTTTCCATCTTTAACAACTAATGCCCCTGTCGGACATGCGTTAGCACAACTAAAGCACTGAATACATGTCTTGAAGGGGGCAATCTCTATTGCCTCTGTCGGGCATGCCTTCGCACAGGCATTACACACAAGGCAAGCATCCTCTTGAATAGATATTCCTGCCAAATGACAACCCCCGAAAAAATTTTTAAAGGTATGGGGCCTTCTATTGAAGGTTTCTCTAGCCTCCCATTAGGGTTCGGTTAGAGAATATTTATTCTTCTTTTATGACTTCAAGGAGAACTTTTCCTTGTTCGTCTTTTACAATCATGTGCGCTGCACATGAATATCATGGATCGTATGCCCTTAGCACGATCTCGATTAAATTTAATTTTGCCTCATCTACCATCTTTACCACCGTGCTTATTTGAAGATCACTTCAGCAGCTTGTTGGATAGCTTTTTCCATGGTAGGTACATTGTGTGTCGTAGCTACAATCATATTTGCTTTTACAACAATTCCTTTATCATCCGTTTCGTAATTGTGGATTAATGTACCTCTTGGAGCGTAAATCGCACCAACACCATTTCCTGCTTTAGGTTCAACTTCTGCCTTAATATCTGTTGAAGTTATTTCGGAATCTTCTAAAAGTTCCTTGACTCTTTCGCATGAACCGAGTAACTCGATCAATCTTGCATGGTTGTATGCTAATGATTGGTTTGCTGGTTTTCCGAAAGTGTCTGCGAAATCTTTTCTAGCTTCTTCGGCAAGAGGTGTAGGCATTGAGTCACATACGTTAATCATTCCTAATGGTCCTACTCTGTAGAGCCCTTCTGGATATCCAACTTTTTTGTTGTATGGATATTTAACGTAGTTGTGTTCTACAACGTGTTCACCGATGTTATCTAAATATTCTGAAGGTTTAAAGTCAGTTATTTGTTTTCCATCAGGGGACATGAATCTTAACGTGTCTCCGTAGAAATTATGTTTACCATCTTTTACTAAACCTAAATACCAAGTATCGATTACACCGAGTGTTTTTGCAAGATCCATGTATTGTTCATTGAGTGCTTTGATAAGAGCGACACCTTCTTGACCAAATGCAATCATTTCGTCAATTTCTTTTAATAATTCGTCTCTTTTTTCTTCACTCAATGCTTTGGATACCCCACCAGGAACTCCTGTAACAGGGTGAATTGCTCTACCACCAATTGTTTCAACAATTGATTGGCCAACTCTTCTCATTGCAATTGCTTTTTTAGCAACTTCAGGAGCTGCACCGATAACTCCAATAATGTTTCTAGCTGCAGGATCTGAATCTGGACCGAGTACAAAATCAGGAGCTGCCAAGTAATAGAAGTGTAATGCGTGGGAGTGCATCATGTTTCCAAGGTGCATTAATTCTCTTAATTTTCCTGCTGCGCTTGGTATTTCTGCGCCCCATGCAGCATCTACTGCTTTAACACTTGCCAAGTGGTGCGGAGTCTGACAGATTCCACAAATTCTTGGTACTATTCTTGGTACTTCCTCTGCAGGCCTACCTATAACAAACTGTTCGAAACCTCTAAGGGCAGTAATATGTAATTTTACATCTGTTGGTTTTCCCGAATCGTCTAAGGTTATTGAAACCTTACCGTGCCCTTCTAAACGGGATAGAGGTTCGATAGTAACCTTACCCATAGAGTCACCATCCTTAAATTATATTTTTTGAATTATTAGTTTATTCTTTTTGGATTTTTTTAGATACTAAAGCAACAGGTAACGTGAATCTGTTTAGTGTTGCAACCTTATCCGGGATATTGAGTGCTGCTTCTCCTGCATTTGCATAAGTGTTTGCAGCTGCTGCCCCTTGATCCAAAGTTTCGTCAGTTTTACCGTAGCATCCTCTACAAGGCATATTTGCTGATGGACACATCGCACCGCAACCTGCTCTTGTAGCCATACCCATGCACGTGTATCCTTGTTCAAAGAGACATTTATCTGGGTCAGGAGTTCCCTGGCCAGATCTTTTGAATTCCGTAGGGAATACATTCTCTTTTGTTCTTGGACATTCATCACATACAATTTTTGTAGGTAATACTGGTTCTTTTCCTTCTAATAATGCAACAATTGCTCCTGCAGTCAATGCTGGCTTTGGAGGACATCCAGGGATTACGTAATCTGCCTTAACTACTTCAGTTATAGGTTTTACTGTAGTAGTTAATTCAGGAACTCCATCAGTTGGAATAACTCCAGGGTTGTCTGTTGAAACTGTTGTATAAACTGTTTCTTTGAGTTGTTCTGGAGTGTAAAGGTTTCCAAGTCCAGGAATACCTCCAAAAGCTGCACAGGATCCCCATGCAATCACTACTTTTGATTTTTCCCTGATTTCGTGAATCAAGTGTTCATCGTGTTCGCTTCTTACTCCGCCTTCGACTAAGAATACGTCCACATCAGGAATTTCCTTTACGTCGGCAATGATTGGAGCGTAAACAATTTCCAAAGCTGGAAGAACGTCCAAAAGGCCTTCGTGTAAGTCAAGTAGTGATATATGGCATCCAGAGCATCCGCAGAGTTGTATAATGCCTACCTTAACTTTATCTGCCATTTAATCACCTTGTGATTGGTAAAAATTCCCTAACAGAGGGCAGTCCTTTTACGAGTCCGTTTGGTTCCCCGCAAAATTCATTCTCTTTTTAAACCGTTTTACGCTTTGAATGGGTTAGGTCCTAATTTTTTAACTCTATCAGTCATTTCGTTAACTGATTCGGTGAATTTACCTGCGTCAGCACCTGACATGAAGAACATTTCAAGTCTTTCGCCACCAATTCCGAGTTCATCTAGGATCTGTTTTCCAAATTTAACCCTTTCTTCAGCTTTGAAGTTTCCAGTTTCGAATGCACATTCGTTTGGTTTTCAACCTGCAACGAATACAGCATCAGCACCTTTTTGGAATGCTCTTAATGCATAGGTAATATCGAATTTACCTGTACATGGCACTCTAATAGCTCTAACTGATGCAGGGTATTGCATTCTGCTTGTACCAGCCAAATCGGCTGCACCGTATCCTCACTGGTAACATACAAAGGCCATAATTACGGGTTCTGCCATAATATATCCCTTTTTTAATTTTTTAATTAAATTAACTCGTAACTCATCAGAACTTCCCTGGTTTTAACCTTCGGGTTGTTCGTCATATGATATGAATTAACACCTATCCTAACTTAATTTTGCTGAGAATTTAATTTTAATTGATAATTAGTTATTTATTCGTTCATTCCCTGTTCCTTGTGCTTAAATTATTCTTCTAACATTTTTGCGGCATTGAGAATACCATCGATCATACCGATGACTTGCTCATCTCGGTAGTATCTTAACTGCATTGCACCACTTGGACATGCTGCTGCACATGCACCACATCCTTTACATGCAACGTCGTCAGAGATTGCCACCAAGTGACCGTCTTTTTCTTCGTAAGTAATTGCGTTATATGGACACATTAAAGCACATACTTTACAGCCACCGCATACTTCTTCGTTAACTGTTGCCCTAATCATTTCGATCTTGAACTGACCTTGTGACATTGGAATTGCAACAGCACTTGCGGCACCTTTTGCCTGTGCTACTGTATCTGGAATATCTTTTGGTCCTTGAGCGACCCCTGCAATTGCAATACCATCAACTTTCGTGTTAACAGGTGCTAATTTAGGGTGTAATTCTTTAAAGAATCCTTCTGGACCTCTATCAATACCAAGCATTTTACCAAGTTCAGCGGCATCTTTTTTAGCCTCTAAACCTGCTGAAAGAACAACTAAATCAGCGTCGATCTCTAAAATTTCTCCCAAGAGGGTATCTTCTACTCTCACGGTCAAGTTTTTAGTTTCTGGATCTTCGATAATGTTAGCTGGTCTTCCCCTAATAAATTTAACTCCGAACTGGTCCTGAGCTCTCTTGTAGTACTCTTCGTACCCTTTACCGAAAGCCCTGATATCCATGTAGCAGATATAAACTTCTGCATTAGGGTCGTGCATTTTCATTAACTGCGCATTTTTCAATGCGAACATACAGCATACTCTTGAACAGTATGGGTTTCCAACTTTCTCGTCTCTTGAACCAACGCACTGTATATATACAGTTCTTTTTGGTGCTTTTCCGTCGCTAGGTCTGATTTCGTGCCCGTGGGTTGGACCAGCAGGGTTAATCATCCTTTCAACTTCGAGAGTTGTAATTACGTTGTCGTAAACTCCGTATCCATACTCTTCTTTTCTGCTTGCATCGAACTCATCGTATCCTGTTGCGGTAATAATTGTACCGACATTAATTTTGAGTTCTTGAGGTTTCTGATCGTATCTTACTGCCTCTGCACAGCAAACTTTTGCACAAAGTCCACAATCAATACAGTGATCTTTATCGATTGTGTAAAGTAATGGAACTGCTTGTGGGAATGGAACATAAATTGCTTTCCTTGTACCTAATCCTAAATCAAACTCATTAGGCACTTCAATTGGACATGCTGCTGCACATGCACCACATCCGGTACAGGTGTCCTCATCAACATATCTTGGTTTTTTCTCGAGGGTAACATCAAAGTTTCCGATGTAACCATCGATATTTTTAATCTCAGCAAATGTAATTAATTCAATGTTAGGGTGGTTAGCTGCTGACACCATTTTTGGTGCGAGAATTCACATTGCACAATCGTCTGTTGGGAAGGTCTTTGCAAGTTGCGCCATCCTTCCTCCGATTGATTCATCTTTGTCTACGAGGTAAACTTTGAAGCCTTGGTCACCAAGGTCAAGCGCAGACTGAATACCTGCGATACCTGCACCGATAACCATACAGCTTTTATCTACTTCTACGACTTTTTGAGGAACGTCTTCTAATTTCTTAGCTCGTTCGACTCCACCAGCAATCATTTCACATGCTTTGTTTGTTGCTGCTTTTACATTGCCCATGTGGACAAATGCGTCGTGTTCTCTAATATTTACAAACTCTAGGTAGTACGGGGATATTCCCGCATCCTGTAGGCAACCTCTAAAGGTTGGCTCGTGGATCTTAGGCGTGCATGCTGCAACTACAATCCTGTCCAATCCATGCTCTTTGATCGCGTCTTTAATAAGACCTTGACCAGGGTCCGCACACATGAACGGGTATGTAGCTGAAACAACTACTCCGTCTAATTTAGAAGCGAAATCCTTTACGGCTTCACAATCCACTGCACCATTGATGTTTGCACCACAGTAGCAGACGAATACACCCACTTTGGGGTCACTCATGGATTCACCTCCACATATAACAAGTAAGGTAATTGGTATACATTTATACTACACTCACCTGCTTATAAAAAGATACATTCTTGAAATTGCTAATATCTACTATTAATATTAGAAAAAATAATAACCGGCTTTAAAAACAGTTGTCTACGGTCTTGAAGAATATTAAAATAGTATCCATATATCTTAATGGCATACCATAAATTTTCTAATTGCTCTAAAAAAGGGTAGATTGTTAAAAAATAATATTTGAATGAACCGTTTGATCAAAGAATATTACTATACGTTTAAAATTAATAAGTAGACCGTTAGATATATATATCAAAAGTTGAAATGTATAAATTGCACGGTGTGGGACAGTAGTGAGATTGTTATTTTAAACCCCCCTCATACCCCCACTTCACTACTGATGACACCGTGTGGGAGATTTGATCTCCCAATCCCATTCCCACCCCTCATATAATGTAATAATTTAAAAAACTCTTTTATTTACCAGTAATATACTACTAACAATTTACAAAAAATTTAAAAACCCCTCCCCGTTCTATTTTAATAATTATCAATACTTTACATAAACCACCCCCTATTTCTTACCCCTCCAATTTTTTTATATTTTTAAAAATTAACTTGGCGACTTTTTTATAGAAGTAATCTTTAAATACTGTACAAAAATAGTATGCTAAGTGTCAATTTCATACATGCGAGGGATTTCATGGATTTACTTTTATTGTTGTTTAGCGCCATATGGTATATTTTGCCTGCATATGTAGCTAATGCGGTTCCTTGTATTTTAGGCGGGGGAAGACCTGTTGATCTTGGAAAAAATTTTTTCGATGGTAATAGAATTATCGGAAATGGTGTAACTTACAGGGGCACTTTTTTTGGAATACTTTTTGGAATAATTACCGGAATTTTACAGCATTTTATTGTTATATTATATATGGATCCCCAATCAGTTTTTAACTACGGGCTAACTGGATATATTATTCTCGGCTTTTTATTAGGAACGGGTGCTCTTTTTGGAGATATGCTTGGAAGCTTTATAAAAAGACGACTCAAATTAAATCAAGGCCAGTCTGCCCCACTTCTAGATCAGATGACGTTTATAGTATTTGCATTAATATTTGCATATCCATTATACCAACAACCAGTAAACTTAATGGTAATCTTATTGGTAATCTCCCCGATAATCCATTTTTCCTCGAATATAATCGCATATAAACTCCATTTAAAAAAAGTATGGTGGTAATCACCAACAAAATCGATTCTATTTTTTCAAATCCGCGAATTCAATAATTTATATATAGTAAAAAAGGGTAAATGAATTCTGTGGCAAAATTAAAGTTTAATAAAGTTCAAAGAGATCTTTATGAATCCGATGTCCATTTTCAAAATAATCAAGTATGCTTTGTTTAAAAGTACGGAAAAACATTTTAGATTTGGGTATCTCGGTTTTGTTTTATTCCAGTATTGTTAACGCTCGTTAATCCAAAAATACTGCGTATCTAGTTTATAAAAGTTTTATAACGTGTTTATATTAGTCGATTACATCATACTACACGACTATCCATTTTCAAGAGGTGTTTTATGCTAGGCATTTCAGACCCCTATGTATTAAGTGCATACGTGCTCTGCATCTTGAGTACACTATTATGCGTGATATACGGGGCATTAAATTGGAATAAAGGTTCAGAAACCGAAACAGAAGAAATTGAAGAAGAATTAAAATGGGAAAAAGAAGAAGAAAAAATGGAAGATGAAATCGGAACGGTGGTCTAAATGGATATCATTCTTCTAAACGTGATTGTGTTAGTTTATCTTTTAATTGTTGGATACCTTGGATACAAAGGTTGGAAAGGAACTTCGAGTGCTGAAGACTACATGGTTGGAGGTAGAAAAATCCACCCATTTGTTATGGCAATGAGTTACGGTGCCACATTTATTAGTACTGCAGCAATTGTTGGTTTTGGTGGATTCGCAGGCTTATTTGGTATGAGTTTACTATGGCTGACGTTTCTAAATATCTTTTTAGGTATCTTTATAGCATTCGTATTTTTCGGGAAAAGAACCAGAAAAATGGGCCATAATTTAAATGCACTTACATTTCCAGAACTTCTGGCGAAAAGATTTGAAAGCAAGTTCATACAGTGGTTTTCAGGCCTTTTGATATTTTGTGCAATGCCAATATATGCCGCAGCAGTGTTAATTGGTGCTGCAAGGTTCATTGAAACCACACTCAACATTTCATTTGACGTTGCACTGCTCGTATTTTCTGTAATTATTGCAGTGTACGTTGTAATGGGCGGTTTAAAAGGTGTGATGTACACAGATGCATTTCAGGGAACCATTATGTTTTTTGGAATGTTGTTTTTGCTCTACATGACCTACGATATACTCGGAGGAGTTACTACCGCTCATCAAGCAATTACAAATATGTCAGGCATGGTTCCGGCAAATCTTGCAAGTATCGGGCATGCCGGATGGACCTCGATGCCGACATTTGGTTCTCCAATGTGGTGGACAATCGTTTCAAGTATAATATTAGGTGTTGGAATCGGAGTTTTGGCACAGCCTCAGCTCGTTGTTAGATTCATGACTGTAAAAAGTAACAGGGAATTAAATAGGGCAGTTTTGATTGGTGCAGTCTTCATTTTAATTGCGACAGGTACTGCATACGTTGTAGGAACGCTTTCAAACGTTTACTTTATGAATACAGAAGGAGTTCTATCAATTGGTGCAACAGTCTCTGAAGCATTTCCTACAGGAAACAGTGACAGTATCATGCCACTATACATCAACAAAGCAATGCCTGAATGGTTTATTTACATATTCTTGGTTTCACTACTTGCCGCTGCAATGTCTACTATTTCAAGCCAATTCCATGCCCAGGGTACGTCGATTGGAAGGGACGTTTATGAAACTCTCTGTGGTAAAAAAGGATTGAATTCAGTAATTATCACGAGATTTGGAATAATTGTAGCAATAATAATTGCAGTAATCCTTGGATACATACTTCCAGGAGGAATAGTTGCAAGAGGAACTGCATTATTCTTTGGACTCTGTAGTGCTGCGTTTTTACCCGCGTATGCACTTGGATTATTCTGGAAAAGGACAACAAAAGAAGGCGCGATTGCAGGCCTACTAACAGGTACGTTTGTAAGTCTTTTCTGCCTATTATTCGTTCACGAAAAAGAAGCAGCCGCACTCGGAATTTCAAAGATGTTGATTGGAAGAGATGTTTTGATTTCCACAATGCCTTGGCCATTTGTAGATCCAATGGTAATCTCACTACCACTTGCATTTATTGCAACAGTAGTGGTAAGTCTATTAACAAAGGCGCCTTCAGAGGATCACCTTAAAAAGTGCTTTAAAGGAATTTAATTTCTCTTTTTTTATTTTGTTGACATTTTTAATAATTCATATCGGGCTTATTTTTAAAATCTAACTTTTTACCGGCTTTGGTGCAATATTTATACTTGTTGTGCATAACATGATTA
It encodes:
- a CDS encoding HisA/HisF family protein, whose amino-acid sequence is MEIIPVIDLMDGLAVSGKSGNRKEYVPIKSVLCDSSDPKDIITKYKKNGAKKVYIADLNSIMGTGNNFEIVKSLDIFKITDFGVKDRNDLENVKKYSEMTILGTETLNDVSILKEEHIILSLDFKDGKLLNYDLDELLKEIDKKMPLIILDISSVGTQNGINVELITDILEKTGNPIYIGGGIKSEEDLKISKELGISGVLIGTTIHNGKLDLKKIIQKYGE
- a CDS encoding formylmethanofuran dehydrogenase subunit B, translated to MEVFKNVVCPFCGTLCDDIEVLVENNHVVGTRNACRIGNAKFMHFEGAVRHENPLMRENKKDDFKKVDYETATEETARLLVEAKLPLIYGWSSAECHAQQLGVLLAEKTKAIVDNTASVUHGPSLLAVQDVGYPVSTLGETKNRADVVLFWGSNPMHAHPRHMSRYSVFPRGFFRQRGRQDRQMIVVDPRKTDTAKLADIHLQVEPHKDYELVSALRAAAKGFNIEAEQVAGVPTETIYEAVDICKNAQFGSLFFAMGVTMSRGKHRIIDNAIQFVIDMNAYTKFVLTPMRGHYNVNGFNQVSTWVTGYPYGVDFSRGYPRYNPGETASNDVLQRGDTDMMINVASDAGAHFPQKAVQHMAKIPLVCIDPHETPSSVISNIVIPPAITGLEVTGTAYRMDGVPIELRKVIEAPEGMLSDAEIMKMLIKKVDEMK
- the vhuB gene encoding F420-non-reducing hydrogenase associated-polyferredoxin VhuB gives rise to the protein MAGISIQEDACLVCNACAKACPTEAIEIAPFKTCIQCFSCANACPTGALVVKDGKLVFNGSKCDLDGACAKACPQGIKKVDDRFPYSKGHCVLCEKCVDICPAEIISLPGKAEKPKKEIIIPQEPIAVTKDCVACGVCVPECPVDAISIKDIAVIDTDKCIYCTVCSQTCPWNAIFVAGKMPQKRQKTIKSFTVNEEECIGCEKCVEACPGSMIEYNGEALGVKLPVACPACGLCVESCPVEAISLEVEYASAKPVTDEGLVWLEDKCAYCGPCALKCPTGAIKVVNPKGLELPSKKKTEKANEFAMCIRCGACAMKCPTGALKMGKVVHEGKEYTRVEFSPALCNECGECVDVCPQKTLELTGDDKMPLKGYCVMCLKCIEACNKVKKEALILK
- the vhuU gene encoding F420-non-reducing hydrogenase selenoprotein subunit VhuU is translated as MVDEAKLNLIEIVLRAYDPUYSCAAHMIVKDEQGKVLLEVIKEE
- the vhuA gene encoding F420-non-reducing hydrogenase Vhu subunit A, yielding MGKVTIEPLSRLEGHGKVSITLDDSGKPTDVKLHITALRGFEQFVIGRPAEEVPRIVPRICGICQTPHHLASVKAVDAAWGAEIPSAAGKLRELMHLGNMMHSHALHFYYLAAPDFVLGPDSDPAARNIIGVIGAAPEVAKKAIAMRRVGQSIVETIGGRAIHPVTGVPGGVSKALSEEKRDELLKEIDEMIAFGQEGVALIKALNEQYMDLAKTLGVIDTWYLGLVKDGKHNFYGDTLRFMSPDGKQITDFKPSEYLDNIGEHVVEHNYVKYPYNKKVGYPEGLYRVGPLGMINVCDSMPTPLAEEARKDFADTFGKPANQSLAYNHARLIELLGSCERVKELLEDSEITSTDIKAEVEPKAGNGVGAIYAPRGTLIHNYETDDKGIVVKANMIVATTHNVPTMEKAIQQAAEVIFK
- the vhuG gene encoding F420-non-reducing hydrogenase subunit VhuG, yielding MADKVKVGIIQLCGCSGCHISLLDLHEGLLDVLPALEIVYAPIIADVKEIPDVDVFLVEGGVRSEHDEHLIHEIREKSKVVIAWGSCAAFGGIPGLGNLYTPEQLKETVYTTVSTDNPGVIPTDGVPELTTTVKPITEVVKADYVIPGCPPKPALTAGAIVALLEGKEPVLPTKIVCDECPRTKENVFPTEFKRSGQGTPDPDKCLFEQGYTCMGMATRAGCGAMCPSANMPCRGCYGKTDETLDQGAAAANTYANAGEAALNIPDKVATLNRFTLPVALVSKKIQKE
- the vhuD gene encoding F420-non-reducing hydrogenase iron-sulfur subunit VhuD → MAEPVIMAFVCYQUGYGAADLAGTSRMQYPASVRAIRVPCTGKFDITYALRAFQKGADAVFVAGUKPNECAFETGNFKAEERVKFGKQILDELGIGGERLEMFFMSGADAGKFTESVNEMTDRVKKLGPNPFKA
- a CDS encoding CoB--CoM heterodisulfide reductase iron-sulfur subunit A family protein, whose amino-acid sequence is MSDPKVGVFVCYCGANINGAVDCEAVKDFASKLDGVVVSATYPFMCADPGQGLIKDAIKEHGLDRIVVAACTPKIHEPTFRGCLQDAGISPYYLEFVNIREHDAFVHMGNVKAATNKACEMIAGGVERAKKLEDVPQKVVEVDKSCMVIGAGIAGIQSALDLGDQGFKVYLVDKDESIGGRMAQLAKTFPTDDCAMUILAPKMVSAANHPNIELITFAEIKNIDGYIGNFDVTLEKKPRYVDEDTCTGCGACAAACPIEVPNEFDLGLGTRKAIYVPFPQAVPLLYTIDKDHCIDCGLCAKVCCAEAVRYDQKPQELKINVGTIITATGYDEFDASRKEEYGYGVYDNVITTLEVERMINPAGPTHGHEIRPSDGKAPKRTVYIQCVGSRDEKVGNPYCSRVCCMFALKNAQLMKMHDPNAEVYICYMDIRAFGKGYEEYYKRAQDQFGVKFIRGRPANIIEDPETKNLTVRVEDTLLGEILEIDADLVVLSAGLEAKKDAAELGKMLGIDRGPEGFFKELHPKLAPVNTKVDGIAIAGVAQGPKDIPDTVAQAKGAASAVAIPMSQGQFKIEMIRATVNEEVCGGCKVCALMCPYNAITYEEKDGHLVAISDDVACKGCGACAAACPSGAMQLRYYRDEQVIGMIDGILNAAKMLEE
- a CDS encoding CDP-2,3-bis-(O-geranylgeranyl)-sn-glycerol synthase encodes the protein MDLLLLLFSAIWYILPAYVANAVPCILGGGRPVDLGKNFFDGNRIIGNGVTYRGTFFGILFGIITGILQHFIVILYMDPQSVFNYGLTGYIILGFLLGTGALFGDMLGSFIKRRLKLNQGQSAPLLDQMTFIVFALIFAYPLYQQPVNLMVILLVISPIIHFSSNIIAYKLHLKKVWW
- a CDS encoding symporter small accessory protein, with amino-acid sequence MLGISDPYVLSAYVLCILSTLLCVIYGALNWNKGSETETEEIEEELKWEKEEEKMEDEIGTVV